AAAACGGAGAGCCTGACGTGAGCAAGCGCACCTACCAGCCGAACAACCGCCGGCGCGCGAAGACCCACGGCTTCCGGCTGCGCATGCGCACCCGTGCCGGCCGCGCCATCCTGTCGACCCGCCGCGCCAAGGGCCGCACCCGCCTGTCGGCCTGAGCCGACAGGTCCGGTCCGGGGACGTGGACAGTCGTGCTGACGGCCGCACAACGCCTGCGGCGTAGCAACGACTTCGCCGCGGCGGTCCGGGGTGGTCGACGGGTCGGTCGTGGTGCCGTGGTCGTCCACCTGACGGTGCCGGAGGTCTCCACACCCCTCGTGAGCACACCCCTCGGGGCAGCCTCGTCGGAGCCGGCGCGGAGCACCGACCCGGAGTTGATCTCCGGATCGAGCCGCGCCGGCTTCGTCGTGTCCAAGGCCGTCGGCCCCGCCGTCGTCCGCAACAAGGTCCGCCGCCGGCTGCGGCACCTGGTGCGCGACCGGCTGGCCGCGCTGCCGGCCGGCAGCACCCTGGTGGTACGCGCCCTGCCCGCCTCGGCCGCGACACCGTACGCCCGGCTGGGCGGTGACCTGGACGCGGCGATCGCCGCCGCCCGGTCCCCCCGGGGACGGCGGTCGCGGTGAGCGGGGCACCCGTCACGCCGCCGCACCGGAGCATGGGTGCCCGGGTGCTCAGTGGTCCTATCATCGCGTACCGTCGTTGGATAAGCCCGGCGCTACCGGCCCGCTGTCGGTTCTACCCGTCGTGCAGTGCCTACGCCCTGGAGGCGGTGACCCGCCACGGTGCGCTCCGGGGAGCAGGCCTGACCGTCCGGCGGCTGTCGCGCTGCCACCCTTTCCACCCTGGTGGACACGACCCGGTACCGGAGCCGGGCGGCCGCCGACGCGCCGACGTGACTGGAGTCTGAGAATTGAGTCTCGACTGGATCTACTACGCGATCTCGTGGATCCTGCTGACCTGGCACTCGGCGTGGGACGCCATCGGGGTGCCGGTCGCCGCGGTCCTCGGCACGAACTGGTCGTGGATTCTCGCCATCGTCTTCCTGGTGGTCACCGTTCGGGTGATCCTGTTCCCGGTCTTCGTCAAGCAGATCAAGTCGCAGCGGGCGATGCAGGCGCTCCAGCCGAAGGTCAAGGAGCTCCAGGAGAAGCACAAGGGTGACCGGGAGACGCTCCAGAAGGAGATGATGGAGCTCTACCGGAAGGAAAAGGCCAACCCGCTGATGGGCTGCCTTCCGATGTTCCTCCAGATCCCGGTCTTCCTGGGGCTCTTCCACGTGCTGCGCCGGCTCGACCCGGCCAAGGAGGCCAAGAGCCTCTACGGCTGGACCGCCGAGCAGTTCGACAGCGCCTCCAGCGCCACCATCTTCACCGCCCCGATCGCCGGCAAGTTCGGCTCCACCGCCGACGAGCTGGCCCGGCTCGGTGCCAACGGCACCACCGTGAAGGTCATCGCCGGCATCCTGGTCCTGGTCATGATGGGCACCACCTATCTGACCAGCCGCCAGATGATCCTCAAGACCGGCTGGGCGGAGGACCCGCAGCAGCGGATGGTGCAGCGGTTGATGCTCTACGGCATCCCGCTCTCCCTGCTGATCTCCGGCTCGATCTTCCCGATCGGCGTGATCATCTACTGGGTCACCAACAACCTGTTCACCCTCGGCCAACAGCAGTGGGTGCTCCGTAAGTTCCCGCCGCTGGTGACCAACAAGGGAGTCACCGGCAACAAGCCGGCGACCACCCCCGGCCGGGGGCCGGTGCAGCCGGCCAAGACCGGCGGCTTCCTCAACCGGAACAAGCCCGCCGCGCAGGTGCCGGCCAAGCCGGCCGCGCCCAAGGTCGCCGGCCCGAAGCCGGGTGCCAAGCCGGCCAACCCGAAGAAGGGGCCGGCCAAGCGCCAGGGCTGACCCATCGGGCCGCCGTCGCAGGACCGACGGCGGCCTTCCGGTACCGCGCAGCCGCCGTAACGGCCGGCGCCGGTCCGGAACCCACCGCGCCCAGCGCGGAGACGGGCGAGCCCGCCCGTACGAGACGTGCCCGTGACCGACCGGCCCCTTTCGCCGGTCGCCCGGGAAACCAGCGGACCCGACGGTCCGGCCGAGCTAGTACGGAGATGACACCGTGACCGACACCAGCATCCCCAGCGCGGACGCCTCGCTCGACGAGGAGACCGTCCCGACCGCCGCGACCGGCGAGGGTGAGCCCGAGGGGAGCGGCAGGGAGAAGAAGGCAGCCGGCGAGGGCGAGCTGTTCGCACAGAGCGAGATCGCCGCCGACTACATCGAGGGCCTACTCGACATCCTCGACTACGACGGCGACATCGACGAGCTGGTCTCCGGTGGTCGTCCGGTGGTCGAGGTGGTCGGCGGCCGGTTGCAGAACCTGGTCGGTCAGCGGGGCGCCACCCTGGAGGCGCTGCAGGAGCTGGCCCGGCTGGCCGTGTTCCGGCAGACCGGCTCGCCGAGCCGGCTCCTGCTCGACGTGGGCGGTTACCGCGCCACCCGGCGTAAGGAACTCGCCGCCGTCGCCAAGAACGCGGTGGAGAAGGTCAAGGAGCACGGCGAACCGGTACGGCTGGAGCCGATGTCGGCCTTCGAGCGCAAGTGCGTGCACGACGTGGTCAACGCGATGAGCGGTGTGGAGAGCGAGTCCGAGGGTGTCGAGCCGACCCGGCGCATCGTCGTCCGGCCGGCGGACTGAACTGGTGACCTCCGAGGACGTCACGACCGACACC
Above is a window of Micromonospora rifamycinica DNA encoding:
- the rpmH gene encoding 50S ribosomal protein L34, with protein sequence MSKRTYQPNNRRRAKTHGFRLRMRTRAGRAILSTRRAKGRTRLSA
- the rnpA gene encoding ribonuclease P protein component, yielding MLTAAQRLRRSNDFAAAVRGGRRVGRGAVVVHLTVPEVSTPLVSTPLGAASSEPARSTDPELISGSSRAGFVVSKAVGPAVVRNKVRRRLRHLVRDRLAALPAGSTLVVRALPASAATPYARLGGDLDAAIAAARSPRGRRSR
- the yidD gene encoding membrane protein insertion efficiency factor YidD — translated: MGARVLSGPIIAYRRWISPALPARCRFYPSCSAYALEAVTRHGALRGAGLTVRRLSRCHPFHPGGHDPVPEPGGRRRADVTGV
- the yidC gene encoding membrane protein insertase YidC, giving the protein MSLDWIYYAISWILLTWHSAWDAIGVPVAAVLGTNWSWILAIVFLVVTVRVILFPVFVKQIKSQRAMQALQPKVKELQEKHKGDRETLQKEMMELYRKEKANPLMGCLPMFLQIPVFLGLFHVLRRLDPAKEAKSLYGWTAEQFDSASSATIFTAPIAGKFGSTADELARLGANGTTVKVIAGILVLVMMGTTYLTSRQMILKTGWAEDPQQRMVQRLMLYGIPLSLLISGSIFPIGVIIYWVTNNLFTLGQQQWVLRKFPPLVTNKGVTGNKPATTPGRGPVQPAKTGGFLNRNKPAAQVPAKPAAPKVAGPKPGAKPANPKKGPAKRQG
- a CDS encoding Jag family protein, which gives rise to MTDTSIPSADASLDEETVPTAATGEGEPEGSGREKKAAGEGELFAQSEIAADYIEGLLDILDYDGDIDELVSGGRPVVEVVGGRLQNLVGQRGATLEALQELARLAVFRQTGSPSRLLLDVGGYRATRRKELAAVAKNAVEKVKEHGEPVRLEPMSAFERKCVHDVVNAMSGVESESEGVEPTRRIVVRPAD